CCGCCaatttgacccaatttttttgaattttccaCTTGACCCTGACCTGAGACCTGGGAATCGTGCCTCAACCCCGTACTTGGAACATGAGACTCGTGACCCGACCTACGACCCGAGGTCATTTTGCATTTTCCCGGTAATTGGCGATACAAAAATAACTTTCGACCCTAACTCAAAACTCGAGCCTCGAATTTGACTTGAAACCCAAGGCTCGATCCCCAACCTAGGACTCGAGATCCAATCCCTGACCCTTACCTAGGACCTAAGCCAAGACACGATTCTAATTCGAGATTCGAGAACGTGGCCTAATTTGAGACTCAAGACCCAAGACTTGATCCTAATCTTAATCCTGACCTAAGACTCGAGACCCAACTTGACCTTAGCCCGGGACCCGAGACCTGAGCAGCATGACCTGATTCGCCACCTATACCCCGAACTCAATACCCTAGACCCAACCCTAATCCGGAACCTCACCCTAACTCGAGATCATAGATTTAAGATTCGAGACTCGAGCTCCGactcataaaaaaaaacttaaagtcAGTCTTAAATATAGATTAGAATTAGATTGGTATTGGGCTAAATTGAAGATCACCTTAAAATGATTTAGATTGGATTAAACTAAAATCAATCCAATATGAAAGTATCCTATGCCAACCCAAAGATTTTGGGCGGATGATCAATTTTAGGCCATATTTAACCCTCTTACCCCCAATCAACAAAAGATGTGGGCATGGGCCTCTAGCAAAATGATCAGAAACAGGCCCGTTTCGAAGAGACCGATTTAAACTCGCGTTTTGAAAACGCAAAACTCGCCGCGCAGTCGTGTACGCTGTACTGTACATAATCTTCGTCTGCAATAATGGGAGAGGACAACATCATGGACTCAGTAAGATCGGTAGTTTTCAAAGAATCCGAAAATCTTGAAGGCTCTTGCACAAAAATCGAGGGCTACGACTTCAATAAAGGCGTTAACTATGCTGAGCTTTTCAAGTCCATGGTTTCCACTGGTTTCCAAGCTTCTAATCTTGGTGACGCCATTGAAATTGTTAATCAAATGGTCAGATTTCACTGCTTTCTTTAACTTACGCTAAAATTTGTTGCTTTATGCAAATTCTCATATTTCAGTATCTGggtttcaagatttttttttccagttaaTTTAGATCCGATGCTATTGAATTTGTTCACCCAACTCACATATTTTTTGAGCTTAGGAAAAAAGTTAATTGCTTTACACAAACAACACCTGGGTTTCAACTACGTTCCCCTTCCCATTTTATATGTCTGGTATTTGACTGGAAACAGAGTTTAAGATGTTAACTTGACTTATATAGTATGTCATTATTCATAGTGGAAGAATTAGTTTGGCAGTGAAAATATCACATTgaagtttaaaattttaatatgttaATTAATTTGGATTCTAAAAGATCGTGAAAGTTGTATAGATATGGAATAATATCAGTCGTATTTTGAAAGtcataaaatattgaaaatatcatataaattggaATTTAGAGTtgctatattatttttgtaggcaaaacaaaaatagaaagaatgTTAATGAAGTTGGAATCTTTTATGTATATTGGAAGTATAAAAGGGCAGcctggtgcactaaagctcccgctatacgcagggttcggggaagggcccaaccacaagggtctattgtacgcagccttaccttgcatttctactagaggctgtttccaaagtttgaacccgtgacctcctggtcacatggcagaaactttaccagttactccaagcaACTTTGTGTATATTGgaagtatgtaagacttattTCAATACAATTGATATCTGAATTTACTTCGGAAAATCTGTCCACCCTCATACGTCAAACCTCACCATTCTTTTTATAGTTGATGATGTGCTTCTTAAAAaaagttttgattttttattaacaGGCTACCTTCTTTCATACACTCAAAGTTTTTGAACTAGTTTTAAAGTTCTTAAATTGATTCCAGAAGTTTGAAATTTGTATATTGgaagtatgtaagacttattTCAATACAATTGATATCTGAATTTACTTCGGAAAATCTGTCCACCCTCATACGTCAAACCTCACCATTCTTTTTATAGTTGATGATGTGCTTCTTAAAAaaagttttgattttttattaacaGGCTACCTTCTTTCATACACTCGAAGTTTTTGAACTAGTTTTAAAGTTCTTGAATTGATTCCAGAAGTTTGAAATTTGTATTTTCGTTTGGGGGTGTGATGGGTTTGAAGCTAGATTGGAGGCTTTCACATGAGCTGCCCATGGAGGATTGcagtgaagaagaaagagatgTTGCATACAGAGAGTCAGTAACCTGCAAAATCTTTTTGGGGTTCACTTCAAACCTTGTTTCTTCTGGTGTTAGAGACACCGTCCGCTACCTTGTTCAGCACCGTATGGTGAGTAGCATTTAAGTAACAGTTCCAGTCGTCTGTTCTACTAACTTTTATGTCTGTACTGTGTTGTACCATCAAGTTTGAACTTTGTGGGCTACTTTCATATGAGATCATCTTATTATatattctcaattttttttatgtccACTCCCTTCTATACTCTAAAGCTATAGTTACCGCACTAATATTATGACATCCTCTCATTCAACCTTAATACTctttcatatgatttattatgtcAAGTACTGACTTGCTGCTAGGCTTGGTTTGTACTAATTGAAGATTAAGGCTTTTGACATTATTTATCATGTTCCACTCTTTCCTTGCCTCTCTAATTTATTGGTTACTCAAACTAGAATACCTCACCCTTCTCTCTGCCACACAAGTACTAAATGCTGTTGTAGAAAATTACTGTTTTGTGTCTTAGGTTTTAGCTGTCATGCTTAGCATTCTTCTAATGAAATTGTTGTTACCATAGGGAAgaattttctattatttattGTGTCTTGGACCTTAGCATATTGTCTTCCCTCCCTTCAGgttgatgttgtggttactacAGCTGGTGGTATTGAAGAGGATCTCATAAAATGCCTTGCACCAACCTACAAGGGCGACTTCTCTTTACCTGGAGCTGTTCTACGATCGAAAGGATTGAACCGTATTGGTAACTTATTGGTTCCTAATGACAACTACTGCAAATTTGAAAATTGGATCATCCCAATTTTTGACCAAATGTATGAGGAGCAGATTAATGAGGTATCTACTCTTGTCTGGTTCGGTGTTAGATCCTCCCATTACTTGTTTAATATTGGCTGAAGCCTTAAAATTTTCTCTGTATTTTGGAATTACTTTCAAATTCAAATGGATTTTTTTGCTTGGGTCATTGCGTTTGTGATATTCTTTCGGATATGATAATACTTATCTTAGCTTTGGCTTGTGATGATTTGACTGCTTTAGCTTCTTTTTGTACTACAGAAGGTTCTATGGACACCATCTACAGTCATTGCGCGCCTGGGTAAAGAAATTAATGATGAAACCTCATATTTGTATTGGGCATACAAGGTACATTTTCTAATCACCTCCCTTTCATTCCATATTTGATGAAATTATATTACTCAAGTTAGAATGCCAAATGATCTGGTCCCACATatataataattactactccccCTTTTCATTTTGTGAGGTACATTTCTAATCACTTCCCTTTCATTCCATATATGATGAGATTATACTGGTGAAGTTAGAACGCCAAATGATCTGGTCCCTCATATATAATAATTACGACTTCCCCTTTCCATTTTATTGGCTTAGTTTGATTGGACACGAAGCTTATGAATGTAAAGaatacttttgaatcttgtgtcATAAACTAAAGTTTGTAGATCATACCAAAATCATCcattgaatcttgtggtcttaaacaagTCATGTCATTTATGTAAGGGAGTGTTATTAAGGGTATGTTGAAGTTAaaaacttactaaatttagaaagagacattctttttAGATAAACTAAAACGAGAAGTAAGgcacataaattgaaatggagggattaattttgggaaattatttttgataaatgaGAAAGAATTAGAAAGTGTAAGAGATATTACCTGAGAGAAAATGGATTTGCATGCATCGTGGTAGCAAATTCATCGTTATTGAGATCAGCAAGTGAAATCAAGAGGAAAGGATAAAAGGAGAAGAAACCTATAAGGGATTCAGGGTTGCATCAAAAACCAAGCATTACAATATATAATCCAACTATCAGTCCAAGGAATCAGAGGAACAGAGAGTGGGAGTGTTTATGAGGTAGAAGTACACAGCGATTGGTGAGAATGATAATTGGAACATGTGTTAGAAACACATAGATATAGAAAGAGTGGGCTTGCCGATGGGGTTGTCTAGAGAAGAACAATAGAGctttttctccttttgttttttttggaaTAATGAGGATTCATCTAGCCGACCCCATCCTGTTTGTGACCGAGGCATAGTTGTTGTTTGTCTTTTTTTGGTTTAGACGTCAAAAAATCACTTGAACTGCTTCTGTGAATTCacgaaagaaaaagaaatgcaACATTGTataggaagaaaaaagaaagtttaAAAGAGGATACCACTTTCTTTCAGAATTCTGGCAGATTTTTGCAATACTTAAGTTGGAGGATATCTTTTGTGCAGAAAAAATCTGTAACAGTTCTTACTCTTATCACATCATTTCTGCTTGCCAAATGCACAAAAATTCAGGAAAGTAGCTTCTATCATTTTTCTCAGGTTTTCCTTGCAATTAAATAGTACCTTTGTCATACAAGGTACTAACCCCTATGTTATAGCTTTCGTCTTTCAGGTGGGAATATTGGGGGTTGGGTTGGGGATATCTTCTGAAATACCCAGCTCTCTTTCCAAAGGGAGTTATCAATTGAAACAAGTAAGAACACCTTATTTTTTGGTTGGAAAATTAGTCAGCCTAGTTAAtctctgtttttttttaatttcggTTTTTGGACTCAGGTGACGTTGTAAATAGTTCAGTAATCTTAGTGTTGTTTTGACAAACTGAAAATCCTTTTaccttctcaaaaataaaaaggttCTAGAAATACCAGTTTTATCTCTAGATATTCCAAGTGAAGTTTTTTCACAAGCAGAGACTGCCTGCTGAAATATTGTGACTTTAATTTCTAATAGAATAAATCTCGTTTCCATGAAGTTGCTAAAGTTTGCCCctaaaacttttttttccttcaatgcGGAATTTGCTCTAGTTGCACGTTCGGGTGTATACCAGAATACGAGACAATAGAATGAACTTAGGCGTGATCTCACTATTACCCATTCCACTTCACTGATTTAAAGCCCAGTTATGATAATTTTTGGATGATCAGAATTCAGAAGTTCATCAtggaaattttttgaatttttacttGGGCAGTTTCTCAGGAAGTCATATTCATTCTATTGAGAAAAAGGGATGGTTTCGTGCTTATTCCAGTCcagaaaataaaaggaaaacatgcattttctttgatttaataaattaatgttactcttgtatttatttttctcagAACCGGATTCCTGTATTCTGTCCTGGTTTGACGGATGGATCACTAGGTGACATGCTATACTTCCATTCTTTCAAAAAGGGAGATCCAGATCTTAATCCTGGTCTAGTCATAGACATTGTTGGAGGTATAAGTTTCTTATcaagtttatttttttctctcatcAAGAATTTGTTTGATAAAAGAACTAACATAATTAAGTTCTATAACCAGATATTAGGGCCATGAATGGTGAAGCTGTCCATGCTGGTTTGAGGAAGACGGGAATGATTATCCTAGGTGGAGGGCTGCCTAAGCACCATGTTTGCAATGCCAATATGATGCGCAATGGTGCAGATTTTGCCATCTTCATTAACACTGCACAAGAGTTTGATGGTAGTGACTCGGGTGCCCGTCCTGATGAAGCTGTATCATGGGGAAAGATACGTGGTGGTGCCAAGACCGTGAAGGTTAACTACTTACCTCTAATACATTTTGTGCAAACATCTCCTTTGGGTGTTGTTTTCATGAGATTAAATGGAGGGGGAAAGGGTCGTGTCTGGCAGTTGGTGATGGGGAAAAAGGGTTTTCATGAGATTAAGAGGTGAACTTTCATTATTTAAAAGTTTCAAGAGGAAATATCACAAAATTTAACTTGAGGGGGGAAGTGCAAAAGTGTCGAAAGTTTAGGAGAGAGTATGCACTTTGCTTAACCTTGCAAATAGtttatttgtgaaatttatttatgttttcctGTCTGGGATTTAAGTTAGGGTGACAGGAACAAGGTTCTTTTACTGGCCCTTCCACCCGTGCAATATATTTTATCAGACTAGGCTTCAAAGGATGTGAGATTCTAATTTCTTGTACTTTTTTCGATTTGTTCAATGCAGGTGCATTGTGATGCAACAATTGCATTTCCCATATTAGTAGCTGAGACATTTGCAGCTAAGAACAAGGAATTTTCCCAGATAAGGTGCCAAGTTTGAACATTGAGGAAGCTGTCCTTCCAACTACATATGAATTGCTAACTTTTGAAGCCAACTTGCTAGTGTGCAGCACCATTTATTCTGCAAACGACTAGAGAGGAGGGTATATTCATGTACCCCGAGTTAGACAACATCCTGTATGGTTCAATTAAATTATCCCCCTCCCCCCCTTCACACCATGTTATTTAGTTCTCTTCCTCTTCTAAAGTGGAGAACTCAGAGATGTGCATATGTTTTGAATCATGTTGTATCATATATTATGTGTTTGAGAGGTTGGTAAGAACTGACGAGTCCTCTTACCATATAGATGATCGATCCTTGTACTATGAGATTTAAACATGTTATTGATTACTGACACAGATTTCTTTTTTAGTCTCTTATTTCTTCAGTAACTTCTTCTTGAGCTAAAATTTAGTGACATCTCTGTTGAGTAAAACCTTATTCGACCGGGTTTTTAAACCGAACCAATAAATGCGTGATATGTATTTACATGGACTTAAGAGTCTGTTTCAATTGGCTTTTGGCTTATAAATCATTaagttagaaattctaacttatgccttttgacttatttttatcattttagcttaaaactaagtgtttatattttatttacctaAACACTCTAAGAGCTCGTTTGGATTGActgaaaaaaataacttttaagccaaaaaataaaaagttaaagttaaatgacttataagttaaaaaataaaaagtatggACAGTCCTACTTCGGattttaaacttattttaagtcatttttaaaTTTGTCAAACACTCTCATAAGCTAAAAATGACTTGACCAACttttaagtcaatccaaacaggctctaaaaGTGCTTAATATCTATTTTGGCTTAAaagtacttaaaataagtcaatccaaataggCTCTTATAACACTTATTATATGGAAATACATGTCAGGCATCTATCGATTTGATGTAAACAACTAGTGCAATTAagtaaggggtcgtttggtggcTAGTTAGaagaaatattatatatgtattagatTCTGCATTAGTAATATCATGTTTGATAATTGGTTTGGTGTATGTATAAAACTAATGTGGTCTTGTGTTTGCAATTTAGAAACATATATAAGTTACGAGGTAATTTgtgtataattatatatatgatataagatAGAATAACTAATtcctgcataaaataatacacaaATTTCTTTATAACCAATTCACGTATTAATAACAATTGCATAACTCTAGGCACTACCGAACAAATTGATCGGAGTTATGCAGGTATTACTAATGCAAAAATTAGTTATGAgaaaatctatttttattttatgtaggTGTTAGTTAtgcaaatttaataaatatgtttttagtatttttataattatttttgtaaaactAAAACCTATTTAACCTACCATTTTAGTTAAAGAAACTATCTGATACGGTTCGATTCGATCATtgcttttatttttaagaaaatcaagtttaaaaatattagacatcttaaaaaaataaaattttgaaatattagacattttaaaaaaataaaattcttatcccttttgttaccttcttaaaaaTACAACTTAAAGCGATGGAGGCTCGTGATaacgtattataaaataaactaaattaacaatttaataaaaaaaaaagagtaataaAAAAGGAGAACCAAAGAGAATGTATATGTTTTTCAATGCCAAAAACTAACAATTTATAACCAgaaaaaagctaaaaaaaacTAGTGGACAACTTGCCCACTTTAAATGAACCCCACGTAAGAAAAAAACATCCACTTATATCATAACATAAGGGACTTATTCTACCCCAAATAAACGTGGAATTTTCATTCCACTGTTGCCGAGTAGTGCAGACAAGTCATCTTAGAATACAACACTGTGTTTAGGAGATTTGTATCTCAAATAtacctcttcttctttttccttttttgtcattagaatttatttttattaaataattaaaatagtgatttaataattgaaaaaaatagggaaatgacGATTTTGTATAAAACAGAGTTACttaatgaagggcaaaaagttcaatcaatatttcAAGGGTCTtcgtgcttttaatatagtatatataaggATAGATGGTGACGactttataatatatatatatatatatatatatatataagcacaAAAAAAGTTGACATTTGAAATATATGACgcaagataaaaaaaattgtgaccGTCAAATCATGATTAATAAAGCTGAGGCAATTAACTAAAATAGTTATAATTAAATTGCTGCTTAAATACGAGAAGGATCATTCCGTTTCAACaaacttaaaaagaaaataatactatcacaccaataaataaaaaattagagcAAACTTGACACTTACTCAATAAGAGTAAGATAGTAAATTGGGAAAGATGATGAGGCTATTTTGGGGAATAAGATGAGTGGAAATTATTGTGAATCAtagggctgggcataaaatatcgaaaaccgaattaccgaaccgaaccggctatttcggtatttcggtattcggtaattcggtatttcggttcggtattcggtaccgaAATTGATATTTCGGTATTTcgatttcggtattcggtatttctgtttcggtattcgggaaataccgaataccgaactttttattttattttattttttatttttacaaaaaaactggaaaaaaaattaccaaaaaaataagagtatagtaagaggaaactatctcattttttcatttctcttaccattttcatttcaactttcccaCGTTTACCGCATATTATATGCACACTTACACGTACATTATGGATAACtgctaaaatttaattcatgtacatgtaaaaattataaattctaatttcaaatttatgcaattgattaagaattctaatttcactttgcatgattccCACGTTAGTTATCTACATAAATTGTTTGGTAGTTACATTGAAAACGAAAGATTCCAACTatttcatatctttgcaggaactaattaataattagtgcagtgatgtagagtttttggataattcaaaaaaaaaacatatgtataaaaattatgtatgatatattagagatttttgttttcactctttttcattatttttattacatggtaatattttttttattctgtatcgattcataaattattttctctttatttacgATGTATCATTTCTCCTCCGTAGAATATGGCTTACGAGCAATTTCGATTTCGATATTCGGtaagttaaaatgcatatattacttaattatgctgtagtaataaaaatgtaagttaagatatgtattctttaggttaatgtaaatattaaatgcggataaatttttattgtatattaactattaaaaaaatatggtattaccgaataccgtaccgaatcgaagtttgatttaccgattaccgaattatcgaaccGAAATTTAAAAGTTCGGTATTTGATATATACTTTAAATTACCGATTACCAAATTATCGAAcccaaactttgaaaatatcGAATCGAATTTTATATaatctataaataaataaatataaatattcaaatttgGGAGTTCATGTTTTTCAAGTCATATAGAATATAGATATAGATTTTTATAAATGagaatactttttatttattttgaaaataacaGCTTTTTCTTTTTACTGTTTTAGGATATTCAAAAAATACTTACGGTTAATGAAGGActactaattaaataattaacttataacaatttatatgacttactttctttttaatcaacttcaaaaagaatgatacatttctatatttaaaaaataatttaactttaaaatactcatttcaCTCTTATGAAATGACTTATAgtcatacaaatatatatgagttattttagaccacaagtttcaaaaaaaattctttctttcttaaatttcttaTCAAATTAAACTAACTCATATAAATTAAGAAGGAGAGAATACATACCATCATTATTTATACTTACTAAGAAATCATTATCCCATTCATTAAAAATGTGATACTCCCTTCATttctatttacttgtcaaatatttttctaatttgattttctttttttacttgtcaatttgaATAATCAAGAAATGatgatttttttcctttctattataccctcaattttttaacattgagttaatgtctttaAAAAATGTAGTgagtaaataaatttaaaactcTACTCCTTCTGTTTCCTTTTACTTGtcaaaaattttctaatttgatttttttttaattgtcaagtttgacaaatcaagaaagtataattttttttacctatTATACCCTCGATTTATTGAGAGAGTTAATatgttttgaaatttgaattatgGCTTTAGCAAttaataagggtaaaatggtaatctCACCATACCAATAATTGATTTCTTAATAGGTGTGCCAAGtcaaaaattgacaagtaaaaggGAACGGAGTGAGTATCAATTAATAAAggtaaaatgataaactcatatcaattattattttctaaatgtgttaaattaaaatttgacatgaaaaaaaaaatggagggagtatttgATTGCTTTTTACCTACCAAATCTATTAATAGGGACgtattaaatatacatatagaAGTATCacatgtatatttttattatattacatACACAGCATAATATAAATCTAACCCATTCATTAAAAAAACATTTGATTGCCTCTTCACCTATCAAATGCATTAGTGGGGACAGATTACCTACTACTAATATGTTAGATGTACATTCATAAATATCTCATGTATATTACACGGACAAAATAGCTGTAACTCATTCattgagaaaaaaatgattGATCATCTCTTCAGCTACCAAATTCATTAATGGGGCCAGATTACCTACTACTACTAATATACAATGATCAGATATTCATACATAAATATGTAGTCGTTGAAAAAGCAGTCAAATGTGGATGTCCATGGGACTCATTTTTACTGTAGTAAATAGTGTTTTCACTATAGATGaacagtatatatatagttatttttaATATCCATAGatattgtgcctcgttaaaaatcttactagaaaaaatccagtgaaaaaaagcctagtgaagaaaaaagagtacacacatctggtaatacgccttgagtgctgcctcattaaaaaccttatcagaaaaacccagtgggacaaaaccttggttaagagAAAAAGAGTGCAACGCGTATTTTATTCCATctgattaaaattttatttgatattttggagacgatgcattccaaccttatatcttagcttctcaaaagtttatgttggtaatgcctttgtgaataaatctacaAGATTATCACTaaaacgaacttgttgtacatcaatatcaccattcttctggagatcatgtgtgaagaataattttggtgaaatatgtttcgttctatctccttttatgaagccacatttcaattgagctatgcacacggcattgtcttcgaatataactgtgggtactttgacatcattttttaggccgcatctttctttaatgaactgtatcatcgatctcaaccatacGCATTCcgtacttgcttcatgaattgttgttatttcagcatgatttgaagaagtagcaataaTAGACtattttgtagatcgccatgatatagtagttcctccgtgtgtaaatagatggTTTGTCTGAGATCAAgttttatgtgggtctgataagtaacctgcatctgcataaccaataaggtctgcacgaCCTTTGTCAATATAagacaaacccatatcaatggtacatTTTAGGTATCGCAAGATATGTTTGATATCGTTCCAATGCCTTcacgttggggatgaactataccttgccatcaaattaacagaaaatattatatcaggcctagtttCATTAGCAAGGTATATAAGTTCACCAatagcactaagatatggtacttcagcactaagaagttcttcatcctcttctcgaGGTCGAAATGAATCTTTtttcacttcaagtgatcgaacaaccattggagtacttaatggatgtgctttgtccatgtaaaatcgttttaacattttctcagtgtaggcagattggtggacaaagaccccatctgctaaatgttcaatttgcagaactagacaaagttttatctttccaaggtctttcatctaaaattctttctttagatattcaatcgccttttggacctcttcagggattccaatgagatttatgtcatcaacaaaAACGtcgagtataacaaactttgatttcgttttcttaataaaaaca
The sequence above is a segment of the Solanum dulcamara chromosome 11, daSolDulc1.2, whole genome shotgun sequence genome. Coding sequences within it:
- the LOC129874192 gene encoding deoxyhypusine synthase isoform X1, giving the protein MGEDNIMDSVRSVVFKESENLEGSCTKIEGYDFNKGVNYAELFKSMVSTGFQASNLGDAIEIVNQMLDWRLSHELPMEDCSEEERDVAYRESVTCKIFLGFTSNLVSSGVRDTVRYLVQHRMVDVVVTTAGGIEEDLIKCLAPTYKGDFSLPGAVLRSKGLNRIGNLLVPNDNYCKFENWIIPIFDQMYEEQINEKVLWTPSTVIARLGKEINDETSYLYWAYKVGILGVGLGISSEIPSSLSKGSYQLKQNRIPVFCPGLTDGSLGDMLYFHSFKKGDPDLNPGLVIDIVGDIRAMNGEAVHAGLRKTGMIILGGGLPKHHVCNANMMRNGADFAIFINTAQEFDGSDSGARPDEAVSWGKIRGGAKTVKVHCDATIAFPILVAETFAAKNKEFSQIRCQV
- the LOC129874192 gene encoding deoxyhypusine synthase isoform X2; the protein is MGEDNIMDSVRSVVFKESENLEGSCTKIEGYDFNKGVNYAELFKSMVSTGFQASNLGDAIEIVNQMLDWRLSHELPMEDCSEEERDVAYRESVTCKIFLGFTSNLVSSGVRDTVRYLVQHRMVDVVVTTAGGIEEDLIKCLAPTYKGDFSLPGAVLRSKGLNRIGNLLVPNDNYCKFENWIIPIFDQMYEEQINEKVLWTPSTVIARLGKEINDETSYLYWAYKNRIPVFCPGLTDGSLGDMLYFHSFKKGDPDLNPGLVIDIVGDIRAMNGEAVHAGLRKTGMIILGGGLPKHHVCNANMMRNGADFAIFINTAQEFDGSDSGARPDEAVSWGKIRGGAKTVKVHCDATIAFPILVAETFAAKNKEFSQIRCQV
- the LOC129874192 gene encoding deoxyhypusine synthase isoform X3, giving the protein MEDCSEEERDVAYRESVTCKIFLGFTSNLVSSGVRDTVRYLVQHRMVDVVVTTAGGIEEDLIKCLAPTYKGDFSLPGAVLRSKGLNRIGNLLVPNDNYCKFENWIIPIFDQMYEEQINEKVLWTPSTVIARLGKEINDETSYLYWAYKVGILGVGLGISSEIPSSLSKGSYQLKQNRIPVFCPGLTDGSLGDMLYFHSFKKGDPDLNPGLVIDIVGDIRAMNGEAVHAGLRKTGMIILGGGLPKHHVCNANMMRNGADFAIFINTAQEFDGSDSGARPDEAVSWGKIRGGAKTVKVHCDATIAFPILVAETFAAKNKEFSQIRCQV